A genome region from Fodinibius salicampi includes the following:
- a CDS encoding RagB/SusD family nutrient uptake outer membrane protein, which yields MDIQITKDFKSVFILGLLMSFVVMTSCTDLTENVNNEVTADNFFQTDEEFISALGDAYSPLTSYGGNFAVTAVNEVTSDEIVVAQKGADWEDGGIWIRLHRHTFRPSDDIINNTWNEFFSGVANANRLIFQFQRVIESGNVSEEDANAFIAELRALRAFYYYQLLDNFGNVPIVTSFEQDPAETAQPSDNFQEGRQAVFEFVESELLDVLELVDTDVSGTIGRVNKWVVHMTLAKLYLNAEVYTGESHWDEVVTHTNAIIDSGNYNLMANYADNFTVDNTGSPEHIFTIPFDEVFLQGFNLHVMTNHILSQPAFDFGTQPWNGFQTVTDFYGSYIDSEQNPGPQGDVVGLDPEGSTVTGTLDERLDNFLVGPLLDQEGNQIEDDGVLPSDPNGPPITHTPYINELAPDSWRQAGARIAKYEMEVGLSGSNMNNDMVIYRYSDVLLMKAEALWRMNPNDPTALMLVNQVRERANVDPFSSLDADKLLAERGREMFYEVVRRQDLVRFEGDTEETQFNDPWWEKDSSDPYRNVFPIPQNQLEANPNLVQNPGY from the coding sequence ATGGATATACAAATAACCAAAGATTTCAAAAGTGTTTTTATATTGGGTCTGTTAATGTCATTTGTAGTGATGACCTCTTGTACTGACCTGACGGAGAATGTAAACAACGAGGTAACGGCTGATAACTTTTTCCAAACGGATGAAGAGTTTATTTCGGCATTAGGTGATGCTTATAGCCCACTTACAAGTTATGGTGGAAACTTTGCTGTTACCGCGGTAAATGAGGTGACCAGTGATGAAATAGTTGTTGCGCAGAAAGGGGCGGACTGGGAGGACGGAGGAATCTGGATCCGTCTTCACCGGCACACATTTCGACCTTCCGACGATATTATAAACAACACCTGGAATGAGTTTTTCAGTGGTGTGGCTAATGCAAATAGATTAATCTTTCAATTCCAAAGAGTCATCGAGTCTGGGAATGTAAGCGAAGAAGATGCCAATGCCTTTATCGCTGAACTAAGAGCGCTCAGAGCATTCTACTACTATCAGTTGCTGGATAACTTTGGCAACGTTCCTATTGTTACCAGCTTTGAGCAAGATCCAGCAGAAACGGCCCAGCCGAGTGATAATTTTCAGGAAGGTCGACAGGCGGTATTCGAATTTGTCGAATCAGAACTACTCGATGTTTTGGAACTAGTGGATACAGATGTGAGTGGAACCATCGGACGAGTTAACAAGTGGGTTGTGCACATGACCTTAGCCAAGCTTTATCTTAATGCAGAGGTATATACGGGAGAGTCACACTGGGATGAAGTAGTGACCCATACCAATGCCATTATAGATTCAGGTAATTATAACCTGATGGCTAATTATGCTGATAACTTTACCGTAGATAATACGGGTTCACCGGAACATATATTTACCATTCCTTTTGATGAGGTATTTCTTCAGGGGTTTAATCTCCATGTGATGACAAATCACATATTAAGTCAGCCCGCTTTTGACTTTGGGACACAGCCTTGGAATGGTTTCCAAACGGTAACGGATTTTTATGGATCCTATATAGATTCAGAGCAAAATCCGGGTCCTCAGGGTGACGTCGTTGGACTCGATCCGGAAGGCTCTACGGTTACTGGAACTCTCGATGAACGGTTGGATAACTTTCTGGTTGGTCCCTTGCTTGATCAGGAAGGTAATCAAATCGAAGATGATGGAGTACTTCCTAGCGATCCCAATGGACCACCTATCACACATACGCCGTATATTAATGAATTGGCCCCTGATAGTTGGCGCCAGGCTGGAGCCCGGATTGCCAAGTATGAGATGGAGGTTGGTCTTTCGGGTTCAAATATGAATAACGATATGGTAATATATCGTTATTCTGACGTACTCTTAATGAAAGCGGAAGCATTATGGCGAATGAATCCAAATGATCCGACAGCCCTTATGCTGGTAAATCAAGTTCGGGAACGGGCAAATGTAGATCCGTTTAGTTCTCTTGATGCGGATAAGCTCCTTGCTGAACGCGGCCGGGAAATGTTCTATGAAGTTGTTCGTCGACAGGACTTGGTCCGTTTCGAGGGAGATACTGAGGAAACACAGTTCAATGATCCTTGGTGGGAGAAAGATTCTTCCGATCCCTATCGGAATGTATTTCCCATTCCACAAAACCAATTGGAGGCTAATCCAAATCTGGTTCAAAACCCTGGCTATTAA
- a CDS encoding SusC/RagA family TonB-linked outer membrane protein, translated as MTKNGIRSIHRLFSNGLYANNWLRYIKMSSRFMFSIGVAALFIIVSAFISTTHAQDTQNEVEVSGQVTEVETGETIPGVNIVVKGMASRGTSTDGDGNYTLTVPSPQDTLIFSFVGFVTQEVPVNGRSTINVELSSDVQALEDVVVVGYGTQDRQQVTGSISSVNSDDFISGDVSSPSELIEGKVPGLMVSSPGANPNEPPTLRLRGVSSFGNNEPLVVVDGIIGASMDNIDPNDIESIDVMKDASAAAIYGTRGGAGVIAITTKKGQSGTTSVSYNGSVSTSTVENKVDVLSADQFRELGEITDIAVSDLGASTDWFEEITQDNYTQIHNLSIQGGNETTSYRVSGNFRDNQGLLRTTGFQQRSGRLNLNHSALDDKLALTFDLSATNRDQDLGFNNAFQYAVTFNPTAPVKSEGFENTGGYTEIAAFDVYNPVAILETAENVRETRDISAALKADYSFDDLMPGLTASAFYSLQTYNGARNTFYARENKITGGATISSLGRGRAERETNKNTSEQFDLTLNYTTQASDDLNIEALAGYSYIKSESEGTFVGGGDFISDAVGFNNLSFAQDFDNGLGDISSYKNDNKLIAGFGRLNLNWDDTYFLNGTVRREGSTRFGVENKWGTFWSTGAGIELMNVVEVDFLDRLRLRGSYGVTGQDAPFDGISKLRFGPTGNFFVGGSFVQSFGPVSNPNPNLKWEETSEYNIGVDFGLLNERLSGTIEYYQKNTDDLILEIEVPVPPNLFPTSFLNVGEIESKGIEASLDYDVIRNSNYAWNTGATFSTFDITLKQFESDVPRYMANVGSPGQNNTQMVRVKEGEPLGQIWGPRFAEIGEDGIWRFLNADGELITSDEIAREDEAVIGNGVPDFEVGWTNSVNYKNWDFSVFLRGVYGHDLVNSARVFFENPTNISTYNVTTTAFDITELESDPAYSSYHVEDASYLRIQNVSLGYNVPLSEQSLIKRLRLSLSGRNLATFTGYQGIDPSVRWEDNGNPLAIGIERRDQWYTARSFTFGINIDF; from the coding sequence ATGACTAAGAATGGGATACGAAGCATTCACAGGCTGTTTAGTAATGGCCTTTATGCGAATAACTGGTTGCGATATATCAAAATGAGTTCGCGATTTATGTTCTCAATTGGGGTAGCAGCCTTATTCATTATAGTAAGTGCATTTATTAGCACTACGCACGCACAAGACACGCAAAATGAAGTTGAAGTTTCGGGACAAGTAACCGAAGTGGAGACTGGCGAGACCATCCCCGGGGTAAACATCGTAGTAAAAGGGATGGCCTCGCGGGGAACTTCTACCGATGGCGATGGGAACTATACCTTGACGGTACCTTCCCCACAGGACACACTGATATTTTCTTTTGTGGGATTTGTGACACAGGAGGTACCTGTAAACGGACGATCAACTATTAATGTAGAGTTGAGTTCGGATGTTCAGGCGCTTGAAGATGTAGTGGTCGTGGGGTATGGTACACAGGACCGCCAGCAGGTTACAGGTTCTATATCAAGTGTTAATTCCGATGATTTTATTTCGGGAGATGTTAGTAGCCCATCTGAGCTGATCGAAGGAAAGGTACCGGGTTTGATGGTTTCAAGCCCTGGAGCCAACCCTAATGAACCACCTACTTTACGACTCCGAGGTGTTTCGAGTTTCGGAAACAATGAACCTTTGGTCGTTGTAGATGGCATTATAGGGGCCAGTATGGATAATATCGATCCCAATGATATTGAGTCTATTGATGTAATGAAGGATGCATCTGCTGCTGCTATTTATGGAACCCGGGGTGGTGCTGGTGTTATAGCCATTACTACTAAAAAAGGACAAAGCGGAACAACTTCTGTTAGTTATAATGGATCTGTTTCTACATCTACTGTGGAGAATAAAGTAGATGTATTGAGTGCAGATCAGTTTAGAGAATTGGGAGAGATCACAGATATTGCAGTAAGTGATTTAGGTGCCAGTACGGATTGGTTTGAGGAAATTACCCAAGATAATTACACCCAAATTCATAACCTCTCTATTCAGGGTGGGAATGAGACCACTTCTTACCGGGTGTCGGGTAATTTTAGAGATAATCAGGGATTGCTCCGAACGACTGGTTTTCAACAGCGTAGCGGTCGCTTGAATCTGAATCATTCAGCTTTGGATGATAAACTTGCATTAACATTTGATTTAAGTGCTACTAATCGGGATCAGGATTTAGGGTTCAATAATGCATTCCAGTATGCGGTAACCTTTAATCCCACAGCGCCCGTTAAAAGTGAGGGTTTTGAAAATACCGGCGGTTATACCGAGATAGCTGCGTTTGATGTGTATAACCCGGTAGCTATATTGGAAACCGCTGAAAATGTCCGTGAAACCCGGGATATCAGTGCCGCCTTAAAGGCCGATTATAGTTTCGATGATCTCATGCCGGGATTAACAGCTTCTGCATTTTATTCCCTGCAGACTTATAATGGTGCCCGTAATACTTTTTACGCCAGAGAGAATAAAATTACCGGGGGAGCGACAATATCTTCGCTTGGTCGGGGACGTGCAGAACGTGAGACCAATAAAAATACTTCAGAGCAGTTTGACTTGACTTTAAACTATACGACCCAAGCTTCGGATGACTTGAATATTGAAGCACTTGCTGGTTATTCATATATAAAGTCAGAAAGTGAAGGTACATTCGTAGGCGGAGGAGATTTTATTTCTGATGCTGTAGGCTTTAATAACCTTAGTTTTGCCCAGGATTTTGATAATGGTCTTGGAGATATCAGCAGTTATAAAAATGACAATAAACTTATTGCTGGGTTTGGCCGACTTAATTTGAACTGGGATGACACCTACTTCCTGAATGGGACGGTTCGCCGCGAGGGATCTACCCGATTTGGTGTTGAAAACAAATGGGGTACTTTCTGGTCTACCGGAGCCGGGATTGAACTCATGAATGTTGTTGAGGTTGATTTTCTGGATCGCCTCAGACTCCGCGGTAGTTACGGAGTCACCGGGCAGGATGCGCCCTTTGACGGTATTTCCAAATTGCGATTTGGTCCTACCGGCAACTTCTTTGTAGGAGGAAGCTTTGTACAAAGTTTTGGTCCGGTTAGCAATCCTAATCCCAACTTAAAGTGGGAAGAAACCAGTGAATATAATATTGGTGTAGACTTTGGATTGCTGAATGAACGACTCTCTGGTACTATAGAATATTACCAAAAGAATACAGACGATCTGATTCTGGAAATTGAAGTGCCAGTACCTCCTAACCTGTTTCCAACCTCATTTTTAAATGTGGGAGAAATTGAAAGTAAGGGTATAGAAGCTAGTTTGGATTATGATGTCATTCGGAATTCAAATTATGCATGGAATACCGGAGCCACCTTCAGCACTTTTGATATTACATTGAAGCAGTTTGAATCTGATGTGCCTCGTTATATGGCAAACGTTGGTTCACCCGGTCAAAATAATACTCAAATGGTTCGGGTAAAAGAAGGAGAACCACTTGGACAAATATGGGGGCCCAGATTCGCCGAAATTGGTGAAGACGGCATATGGAGATTTCTTAATGCCGACGGAGAATTAATTACCAGTGATGAAATTGCCCGGGAGGATGAAGCAGTAATTGGTAACGGAGTCCCCGACTTTGAGGTGGGATGGACCAATTCAGTGAATTATAAAAACTGGGACTTCAGTGTATTTCTGCGAGGAGTATATGGACATGATCTGGTTAACAGTGCTCGTGTATTTTTTGAAAATCCAACAAATATAAGCACTTATAATGTAACGACTACTGCATTTGATATAACCGAGTTGGAATCAGATCCGGCTTATTCCAGTTATCATGTTGAAGATGCATCCTATCTGCGCATTCAGAATGTTTCTCTTGGATATAATGTGCCTTTATCCGAACAAAGCCTTATAAAAAGGTTGCGATTGTCACTCTCGGGGAGGAACCTCGCGACTTTTACGGGTTACCAAGGCATTGATCCTTCTGTGAGATGGGAGGACAACGGTAATCCACTTGCGATTGGTATAGAGCGTCGCGACCAGTGGTATACGGCACGATCATTTACGTTCGGGATAAATATCGATTTTTAA
- a CDS encoding HEAT repeat domain-containing protein, with translation MNFFRINEICDNPLKLIRKYSISKTFLLALLLLFTACSSEEQPTPEVITLEDTTAAEEANEVRNEVSAELAEDLNLSLWASEQLLGDPIGLDITDNGEALINVTNRSTSSEFDIRGHRDWMIESISWETVEDRKNFLHETLSPENSEKTADFLEDYNEDGSHDWRDLTVEKEEIYRISDQSGDGIADRSELYLRDFHSEETDVAGSVYEDGEDVYVAVAPDMWRTQDKNGDGIADSKTSISSGYAVHIGFSGHGMSGITKGPDGRIYWSIGDIGLNVEGPDGKQWEYPNQGAILRSDPDGSNFEVYAAGVRNTHEFTFDKYGNLISVDNDGDHAGEHERLVYLINGSDSGWRANWQYGKYVDPKNNDYKVWMDENYFKPRFEGQAAHILPPIAPYHSGPAGMTYNPGTGLSEQWKDHFFVAEFVGSPSGSAIHAFSLEPKGASFELKTNQPIMEGVLATGLDFGPEGSLYFADWIEGWGTKDKGRIWKIDSEDKSAAEIQQQTKQLLAENFGERPEEELLELMGHADMRVRMKAQFELVDRSSKQSFIDAINQTENQLARLHGIWGIGQLARDNPEEAEVLIDYLSDSDPEVRAQAAKTIGDVRYEDGGDALLSLLEDESMRVQLLTTEALGRIAYEPAFSPIVDMLEAHNDEDVYLRHAGAIAMERIGNTEAVAKLADHSSEAVRIAAVVALKRMESPEVARFLSDESEFVVTNAARAINDDALLKDALPELAAVLDQQQFTNTPLLRRAINASLFNGTAEDADRLASFATREGVSDSLRSEAIATLSVWPDPSTLDRVTGRHRGEISNNRQDAVDAISGIIEPLFEGNNEIVKVAVVEAVSSLNMQSEISRLYTLLQNDPSAEVKIASIEALSELNFDKIAEAVDFALSTDQEEVRMTALGIIPELDIQDQEKANLLASVLEGNTTDEEQQSALKALGTIQTESAYTVLENQFDKLLADNISPAIQLELVQAAENSDSEELQSLLEQYEEAKPEDNPIAEYQEALYGGDSGSGARIFYRNNAAQCVRCHAVGGNGGSVGPDLANIGNTLNREQLLESMVAPDARIAPGYGSVEVTLENGETISGVLKEESDAQINLQSADGETHQVSKDQITNRENSPSAMFSMEEILSKNELRDLVEYLSQLQETNTEEEEQGHGQ, from the coding sequence ATGAATTTCTTTCGAATAAATGAGATATGTGACAACCCGCTGAAATTAATCAGAAAGTATTCTATTTCTAAAACCTTTCTACTGGCTTTACTACTACTGTTTACGGCCTGTAGCAGTGAAGAACAACCAACACCTGAGGTGATTACCCTTGAAGATACTACAGCAGCCGAGGAAGCGAATGAAGTCCGTAATGAAGTATCTGCAGAATTAGCTGAGGACTTAAACTTAAGTCTATGGGCTTCCGAACAATTGTTGGGAGACCCGATCGGTTTGGATATTACAGATAATGGGGAAGCCTTGATTAATGTTACTAACCGCAGTACCAGCTCGGAATTTGACATACGGGGTCACCGGGACTGGATGATCGAATCCATCAGCTGGGAAACCGTTGAAGACCGAAAGAATTTTTTGCATGAGACCCTGTCTCCGGAGAATAGCGAAAAAACTGCAGATTTTCTGGAAGATTATAATGAAGACGGATCCCATGACTGGAGGGACCTGACGGTCGAAAAAGAGGAAATTTATCGTATAAGTGACCAGTCGGGAGATGGCATTGCAGATCGATCTGAGCTCTACCTGAGAGATTTCCACAGCGAAGAAACAGATGTTGCGGGTTCTGTATATGAAGATGGAGAAGATGTATATGTAGCAGTCGCGCCGGATATGTGGCGAACACAGGATAAGAATGGAGACGGTATTGCAGATTCTAAGACTTCCATCAGCAGCGGCTATGCGGTACATATCGGATTTAGCGGCCATGGCATGTCGGGCATTACGAAAGGACCGGATGGCCGTATATACTGGTCTATCGGCGATATCGGACTGAATGTAGAAGGTCCGGATGGTAAACAATGGGAATATCCGAACCAGGGTGCGATCCTCCGTTCCGATCCTGATGGAAGCAATTTTGAAGTTTATGCGGCGGGCGTTCGCAATACCCATGAATTCACTTTTGACAAATACGGAAACCTCATTTCTGTTGACAATGACGGAGATCACGCCGGTGAACACGAACGATTAGTATATTTAATCAATGGATCGGACAGTGGCTGGCGGGCCAACTGGCAATATGGTAAATATGTGGATCCAAAAAATAATGATTACAAAGTCTGGATGGATGAAAATTATTTCAAGCCCCGCTTTGAAGGTCAGGCCGCTCATATTTTACCTCCTATTGCCCCCTATCACAGTGGACCCGCGGGCATGACTTATAATCCCGGCACCGGACTCAGTGAACAGTGGAAAGATCATTTCTTTGTGGCAGAGTTTGTAGGCTCACCTTCAGGTTCGGCTATTCACGCTTTTAGCCTGGAACCCAAAGGCGCTTCCTTCGAGCTAAAGACCAACCAACCAATCATGGAAGGAGTTCTCGCCACCGGACTTGATTTCGGTCCCGAAGGGAGTCTTTATTTTGCTGATTGGATTGAAGGCTGGGGTACCAAAGATAAAGGACGTATTTGGAAAATTGATTCTGAAGATAAATCAGCTGCAGAAATCCAGCAGCAAACCAAGCAGCTTCTTGCCGAAAACTTTGGAGAACGTCCTGAAGAAGAACTTTTAGAGCTTATGGGGCATGCGGATATGCGCGTGCGAATGAAAGCCCAGTTTGAACTGGTTGACCGCTCTTCAAAACAGTCCTTCATCGACGCGATAAATCAAACAGAGAATCAACTGGCAAGACTACATGGTATTTGGGGCATTGGTCAGCTGGCCCGTGACAATCCTGAGGAAGCAGAAGTCCTGATCGACTACTTATCCGACAGCGATCCAGAGGTACGTGCCCAAGCTGCCAAAACCATTGGTGATGTGCGCTATGAGGATGGTGGCGATGCTCTGCTGTCTCTTTTAGAAGACGAATCCATGCGTGTGCAGCTCTTAACGACCGAAGCTTTGGGACGAATAGCCTATGAGCCGGCCTTCTCACCTATTGTTGATATGCTGGAGGCCCATAATGATGAAGATGTGTATTTACGTCACGCCGGTGCTATTGCGATGGAACGCATTGGCAACACGGAGGCCGTGGCTAAACTCGCAGATCATTCTTCCGAGGCTGTACGTATTGCTGCGGTTGTAGCACTCAAACGAATGGAGTCACCGGAAGTGGCCCGATTTCTTTCCGATGAAAGTGAATTTGTGGTTACCAATGCGGCCCGTGCAATTAATGATGACGCACTACTCAAGGATGCCCTTCCTGAACTGGCTGCTGTGCTAGACCAACAGCAATTCACCAATACGCCGTTATTGCGTAGGGCTATCAATGCCAGCCTCTTTAACGGTACAGCAGAAGATGCCGACCGGCTGGCTTCCTTCGCCACCCGTGAAGGAGTCTCCGATTCACTGCGTTCAGAAGCAATAGCTACATTATCTGTCTGGCCCGACCCCTCTACCCTGGATCGCGTAACGGGACGCCATCGCGGAGAAATTTCTAACAACCGTCAGGATGCTGTGGATGCAATAAGCGGTATCATAGAACCTCTTTTTGAGGGGAACAATGAAATTGTGAAAGTAGCTGTGGTTGAGGCCGTCAGCAGTTTGAATATGCAGTCCGAAATCTCAAGATTATATACCTTGCTTCAAAACGATCCTTCTGCTGAGGTTAAAATTGCTTCTATTGAGGCACTTTCTGAATTAAACTTCGATAAAATTGCCGAAGCCGTTGACTTTGCTTTGTCAACTGATCAGGAAGAAGTTCGTATGACGGCTCTTGGTATCATTCCGGAATTAGATATTCAGGATCAGGAAAAAGCCAATTTATTAGCATCGGTTCTGGAGGGCAACACCACAGATGAAGAACAACAAAGTGCCCTTAAAGCATTGGGAACCATACAAACCGAATCCGCATATACGGTACTTGAAAATCAATTCGACAAACTCCTTGCAGATAACATCTCCCCGGCAATACAATTGGAATTGGTTCAGGCAGCTGAGAATTCTGACTCTGAAGAGCTGCAATCGCTTCTTGAACAATACGAAGAAGCCAAGCCAGAAGATAATCCCATTGCGGAATACCAAGAAGCGCTTTATGGCGGTGATTCAGGAAGTGGCGCCCGTATCTTTTATCGCAACAATGCGGCGCAATGTGTGCGCTGCCATGCAGTGGGAGGCAATGGCGGTTCAGTGGGACCCGACCTTGCCAATATCGGAAATACACTCAATCGTGAACAGTTATTAGAATCAATGGTAGCCCCCGATGCTCGTATCGCTCCCGGATATGGGTCTGTTGAAGTTACGTTGGAAAATGGGGAAACCATTAGCGGAGTGCTTAAGGAGGAATCCGATGCCCAAATAAACTTGCAATCAGCGGATGGGGAGACTCATCAGGTTTCAAAAGATCAAATAACTAACCGAGAGAATTCTCCCTCTGCCATGTTCTCCATGGAGGAGATCTTATCCAAGAATGAGCTGCGTGATTTAGTTGAATATCTCAGTCAGCTGCAAGAAACAAATACCGAAGAGGAAGAGCAGGGACATGGTCAGTAG
- a CDS encoding alkaline phosphatase family protein: MNKTAVLNIVGLTPDLIGEHTPFLKEWFSQGKVASVQSMLPAVTCSVQATYLTGKKPSGHGIVANGWYFRDTSEVRLWMRSGKLMQGEKIWDRAKQRDSSFSCANLFWRYATYSGADYTVIERPMYCKDGVKVPDIYANPMSLRDELQQELGQFPLFNFWGPNTSIKSSRWIANAAKIVTQKYDPTLSLVYIPHMDYNLQRVGPDDSVIKKDMQKVDELCEDLVSFYEEKERKVIILSEYGISSVDKPVHLNRVLRKEGYITVREELGGEVFDAGASQAFAVADHQVAHIYVEKSSETENIKELLENIPGVERILGNEGQKEMGIDHPRSGELVAIAEPGAWFTYYYWLDENKAPDFAPTVSIHDKPGYDPAEMLFDPDIRFPKLKAAGKLLRKKLGFRYVMDLIPTNGEGVRGSHGRVEEDENKNPLIASQSADLIPEESISAVQVHDILWNHLFE, from the coding sequence ATGAATAAAACAGCGGTTCTAAATATTGTTGGATTGACCCCTGATTTAATAGGAGAGCATACTCCTTTTTTGAAAGAGTGGTTTTCACAGGGAAAAGTTGCGTCCGTACAATCTATGCTTCCGGCTGTTACTTGTTCAGTGCAGGCAACCTATTTAACCGGGAAAAAGCCTTCGGGGCACGGTATTGTTGCCAATGGCTGGTACTTCCGAGATACCTCAGAAGTACGATTATGGATGCGGTCCGGAAAGCTAATGCAGGGAGAAAAAATTTGGGACCGGGCTAAACAGAGAGATTCTTCTTTTAGCTGCGCCAATCTTTTTTGGCGGTATGCTACCTATTCCGGGGCAGACTATACGGTTATTGAACGTCCTATGTATTGCAAGGATGGAGTAAAAGTCCCGGATATCTATGCAAATCCGATGTCGCTGCGAGATGAGCTGCAGCAGGAGCTGGGACAATTCCCGTTATTTAATTTTTGGGGACCCAATACCTCAATTAAGTCAAGCCGATGGATTGCAAATGCGGCTAAAATTGTCACCCAAAAATATGATCCAACGCTCTCCCTGGTCTATATCCCACATATGGACTATAATCTTCAGCGGGTGGGACCTGATGATTCTGTGATCAAAAAAGATATGCAGAAGGTTGATGAGCTGTGTGAAGACCTGGTTTCATTTTATGAAGAAAAGGAACGGAAGGTTATTATTTTGTCGGAGTATGGTATATCATCGGTAGATAAGCCAGTCCACTTAAACCGAGTGCTCCGAAAGGAGGGATATATTACCGTTCGTGAAGAGTTGGGTGGGGAGGTTTTTGATGCCGGAGCCAGTCAGGCCTTTGCGGTTGCGGATCACCAGGTAGCCCATATATACGTAGAAAAATCCTCTGAAACTGAAAATATAAAAGAGCTTTTAGAAAATATTCCCGGAGTGGAGCGTATTCTTGGGAATGAAGGTCAAAAGGAGATGGGCATAGACCACCCGCGGTCAGGAGAACTGGTCGCCATTGCAGAACCGGGGGCTTGGTTTACGTACTATTACTGGCTGGATGAAAATAAAGCACCGGATTTTGCCCCTACGGTTTCTATTCACGACAAACCGGGATACGATCCCGCGGAAATGCTCTTTGACCCCGATATACGTTTCCCAAAGCTGAAAGCGGCCGGGAAGTTGCTCCGCAAAAAGCTCGGTTTCCGATATGTAATGGACTTGATTCCCACCAACGGTGAAGGAGTTAGAGGATCGCACGGGCGGGTTGAAGAAGATGAAAATAAGAATCCACTTATAGCCTCACAATCTGCTGACCTCATTCCGGAGGAATCAATTTCAGCCGTTCAGGTTCATGATATTTTGTGGAATCACTTGTTTGAGTAG
- the eboE gene encoding metabolite traffic protein EboE, protein MKVGSNSEYHLTYCSNIHPGESWEEVFNQLKVNIPSLKERLAKDKAFGIGLRLSAMAARELREEEKLDEFREWLKQHDCYVFTMNGFPYGNFHGEVVKDKVYEPDWRNQARLDYTLNLIEILAELIPEDMDGGISTSPISYKPWLERQSERDEAFKQASKRLAECARTMGHIQEQAGKELHIDIEPEPDCLIENTAETVDFFTNWLFPEGAKYLSDQYNMPATEGERILRQHIRVCYDTCHFAVEYENPRETINAFEEAGIRIGKVQISAALKVHFKNLNQRQEVARKLQSFAEDTYLHQVVERRPDQSLLQYRDLDEALTVIYNEDGDEWRIHYHVPIFIDQFDGLESTQDAITGSLNILRERNDCTHFEIETYTWDVLPDHLKSNLLDSIEREYKWTLTHF, encoded by the coding sequence ATGAAAGTTGGCTCAAATTCTGAATATCACCTTACATACTGCAGTAATATTCACCCCGGCGAAAGTTGGGAGGAAGTTTTTAACCAACTTAAAGTGAATATCCCCTCGCTCAAAGAGCGATTGGCCAAAGATAAAGCTTTTGGGATAGGTTTGCGCCTTTCAGCTATGGCTGCGCGGGAACTTCGTGAAGAAGAGAAACTGGATGAGTTCAGGGAGTGGCTTAAACAGCATGATTGCTACGTTTTTACCATGAACGGTTTTCCCTATGGCAACTTTCACGGGGAAGTGGTAAAGGATAAAGTCTATGAACCCGACTGGCGTAATCAAGCACGGTTAGACTATACGCTCAATTTAATTGAAATATTGGCGGAGTTAATTCCCGAAGATATGGATGGCGGGATCTCAACTTCTCCCATCTCCTATAAGCCTTGGCTTGAACGTCAGTCGGAAAGGGATGAGGCATTCAAACAAGCGAGTAAAAGGTTAGCCGAGTGTGCCAGAACGATGGGGCATATACAGGAGCAGGCTGGGAAAGAACTGCACATTGATATAGAACCCGAACCGGACTGTTTGATCGAAAATACTGCGGAAACAGTAGATTTTTTTACGAATTGGTTGTTCCCTGAAGGCGCTAAATATTTATCTGATCAATATAATATGCCAGCAACAGAAGGGGAACGTATACTTAGGCAGCATATCCGGGTATGTTATGATACTTGTCATTTCGCGGTGGAATATGAAAATCCCCGGGAAACTATAAATGCTTTTGAAGAAGCGGGAATACGCATCGGAAAAGTGCAGATCAGCGCAGCGCTGAAGGTACATTTCAAGAATTTAAACCAAAGACAGGAAGTGGCCAGGAAGTTACAGTCGTTTGCTGAAGATACGTATTTACACCAAGTGGTCGAACGCCGGCCGGATCAGTCGTTATTGCAGTACCGTGATTTGGATGAGGCCCTTACAGTAATTTATAATGAAGATGGAGACGAGTGGCGTATTCACTATCACGTCCCCATTTTTATTGATCAATTTGACGGGTTGGAGTCTACCCAGGATGCAATCACGGGAAGTCTCAATATCTTGAGAGAAAGGAATGATTGTACGCACTTTGAAATAGAGACCTATACCTGGGATGTGCTCCCCGACCACCTTAAGTCAAACCTTTTGGATTCAATTGAACGGGAATATAAATGGACGCTGACCCATTTCTGA